The genomic window CCTGGTCTGTCAAGATGACCGCGTCCCCCTCGCGCGGGGCATCCTCACCTGTATCCCTCTTCTTCCCGCCCTCAACCACGACGTAAGCCGTGTTCTTGGGATCTGTCCTGATCTCAATCTCACCGCCGCAGTCGGCATGGCGGAAACGGAAGCTCCATATCGGCGTGGAAAAGTAGCTGCCAACTCTGGACTTTGCAGCGTTGAAGCGGACACCCTGGCCGATGATGGTGGGCTTGGGGCAGGACGAGCACCAGACTGGGAAGGGCATCTCGAAGCGCACGGTTTGCCCGCCGGCGCGGTAACCGGGCGGTCGCTTCCCGTGGAGACGGTTTCCGCTGGTGGTTCCCTCGACGTCTGGAGGGACGTAGCGGCCCATGTTGAAGCCCTGCATGATGACGGTTGGCGGTTGGTTGGCGTGTGTAGATGTGAAGAGTCCAGATGGAAGACTTGGCTTGATATGCCGACAGCTCTCGGTGTGGGCCTGACGCTGACAATGGCGCTGTAAAGAATAAAGACAAGATTATCGACGAATATTAAATACTCTGACGCCTGGTGTTGAGTATACAGACGATGTTGGAATGACTGTTACGGGATGCGACTCCtcgtgttgttgatgtttgtGGAGCAAGTTGAGAGCGACGTGCAAGGCGCACAGTTAAAGATATCATGTGAGCCCACACGCTGAACCTAATAGTTACCTGAGAGCGCAACAACAAACTACGGCTacaattaaattaatatcaATCATGACTTACGATTTCTCTCTATTTTAACGGGTTTTTAGTCTTTTCATCTCTGTGAATAGCAGTAGCTGTTTGTAGGGTTGTGAGAGCTATTTCTTGTGTTACGGCAAATGCACATGTCACCCCCAAAAGCAGTGTAACGTCTCATTCCCAGCATCTCTCGCCTTTGTATGGCCTGAATCGACTTCTTGTGAAATTACATATCCCTCTTGGGCTGCGTCTACACCAATCCAGTTACTGATTGCCTATCTCGAGCTTCCCGATTATAGGCTCAAGCAGCAGGGGCAAGCACTCGGCCGCGTCCTGGCCAAAGAAAAAGTCTTTGGACTTGGGATCCTTGCCTCTGTCGTTTGCTGCCTCCATGTTGATGACGGCCACTCGCGCGCCTTTGTCCCGAGCCTGGTCGATATAGCCTGCTGCAGGCCATACCTTGGCTGATGTACCAATAACGAGCATCAGATCCTGTCTCTGTTAGCGTACATACTCAGACTATCTAAAGAAAAACTCACCACTTTGCCCTGGTCAAGCCAGTTATCAATGCCCTCCAGCATGTCCATATCCAGACCCTCATTGAACCACACCACACCAGGTCTCTGGAATCCCTTCTCACACTTGGGACACTTGGGGATCTGGTCCTTCGGGATCGGCTCCAGAGGATGGAAAGGGTCCAGCAAGGGAAAAGGCTTTCCGGGCTCTGGATCCTCTGAGGCCGGGGCGAGGGCCGGGAAGAAAGGGTCGTCGTAGTTGCCGTGCTGTTTCCAGTCACACCGACTGTTGGAGCACTTGATGTCGAAGAGGGAACCGTGGAGCGTGCGGAGCTGTTCTGGGGGGTGGTTTGCTCTTGGAGAGAGGTCTTGAAATGTTAGCACCTGTTCTGTatggtaataattaaaaactcACTATCAACATTCTGCGTCAAGCACAAAAAGTCCTTATTCTTCTCCGCCAGCGCAGCCAACGCGTAGTGAGCGGGATTCGGCTTGACATTCAAGGCCATGTGACGCCGATATCCGTAAAACATCCAGACGAGGCCAGGATCTTGACCAAAGGCGGTCGGCGTGGCGAGGGTGGTGGCATCGTAGTTTCGCCAGAGACCGCCGGCGCCGCGAAAGGTGGGAAGACCGGAAGAGGCTGAGAGCCCGGCGCCGCAGAGGGCGAGGATGCGCTTGCTTGAGCGGAGGACCTCGTGGAAGGCGTCAACGTCGGTGCTGGGGGGCATggtggaggatgagaagcGACGTGTCAGAGAGTGTAGATGGAAGAGCGGATGAGATTTGTATAATTGGCGATGAATTCGATGTAAGGATGTCATTGTCGATGGCTGGTTTATACCTGCAGAATGAGGTACATTCGACGTCTGGAGAGTCACTCGCCGAGGACCATGATTGGATGCCCGGTCAATCTTCCTCAACGAAGCTGCAACCCGCAACTTGGCCCCCAATGAGGCTCTCGTGCAGCTCTGTTGATCCAGGCTGAACTCAGGTAGCGGAGGCCATTTTCAGGCTTCTGTCATTAGCTATGCTGATTGGTTAATTCTAGTGTATGCATCTGCCTCGTGTGTTGGGTAGAGTAGAGTAGTGATGCTATTGGCTTGTTGCAGCTGCATCACGGTGCCTGATATCGTGTCACACTCAACTGCCTGCCATCTGGCCCTGGGAGTATCAGCAAGGGATCAGGCTGTGCGTCGGTTGAAGGGTTCAGGTCACCCATGGCGAGAGCTTACGAATGCTCGCTGTCAAGACTCTTGCCTGAAACTTGGGGGTCGTTTGGtgatgccatggatgagGTGTAGAAGGAAGCTACCCCAGTCTGAATAACTCGGTTACAGGAGTAGCTTTGGAACTGAATGCTTATCAATTTCTTGTTGATTCTTACTCAAGATGGTGAGTAGCACATTCAGCAACTGGTCAGAGAAGATGAACATGTTTAGACCAGACGGCAACATGCCAACAGTCGTCGtcatattataaatagcctcATCTGCCCCTTTCATGCCCAACTTACCTAAAGCTGGAACCGACAGCATTTCTAAAAATCTGCGAATATTCACCTGCAAGCGAACCCCGATCCAGAAGTGACCGAACAGGGGGATCGTGAAATTACATGCCCTCCAGCCCTGGGATCAAACGATCCAGGGGGACGGTGCGGCGAATTGGAGAGCGTCTAGGGGCGAATCAGGCCCTGGAGATGCCCCAAGCTCCGATCCTACAGCGGGGCGTGCTACTGATTAACGCCGGGAATATCGCCTGAAACTCCGGCTTGGCTCGTGGTGATGAGAGTGGCCATTCAAAAAGGCTGGCCCTCCCCAGAAGGAAAAATGAGACACGGTCAAGGACATTCATTCACTCTTTAATCATCTAGAGACTTTTTGTCTGCCACTCTCTAACATCAGACGTATTCACTCTTTAATATTCAAAATGGCCGCCAAGATCCTTCTCGCGGCTCTCCTCGCCGTCCCCGCCATCGCCAAAACCGACCTGTCGGGCTGCACCTCGTACGACTCAATCCTCTTCCAAGGCAACTCTCCCTACGTGTCCAAGATCTACTACGTCCCCGACACGGGCGAGGTCTGCGAGTTCCTCGactgcggcggcggccggGCTCCCCCCAAGACCACCGTCCCCGGCTGCGGCTCGTACGAGGGCACCGAGACTTACTCGCCACGCTTCATCGACCCCAAGACCCTCGGCGGCGTGGCCTCCGAGACTGCGGCTGCTGGTTCTGAGACGGAGGATTCTACTGCTACTATTACTGAGGCTCCTTCTTCTACTGGAAAGGCTGGATCCAAGACTACTGACGAgtctgaggaggaagagacaaccgctgaggacgaggagacgACTACTGCTGAAGAGGCTTCAACTGCTGAGGATACCACCGCCGAGGAGACCACTGCCGTCGAGCAAACCACAACCACCAAGGACGCttccaagaccatcaccaccgtcACCACTCAAGGAACTCCTGCTGCCGGCTCCGGTGCCGCCTCCTCCGGCTCCGAGTCCGAGACGGAGGCGGCCGCCACCCCGGCCTCAACGGTTTCTACCGGTGGCGCCGTCATGCCCACGGCCGGCGCCTTCCTCGGCTCGTGTCTTATGGCCGGTGCCATGTACGCTGGACTGCTGTAAACTCTGACCGTAACATTTCTCGGCAGGGTTAGGGGTTTGGGGTTTGGGATAATACTTGTACTTAGGTCTCACTAACCCGTATCCAAACGTAATTACCCTTCTGTACCGAAGCTATCCATTCCGTCCATTCCGTCATGTCACCTGTAGAACCTCTACCTTCCTGTCACGGGTGTAGATAGCGCCGCCACCGTCGATATCAACAGCCTTCCAATTGGTGCACCACCCCAGGTTTTGGTTCTCCCCGACTTTTCGGGCAACAGATCCCGACCGAGACCCAGCAGCCGGTTCCACCACGACCAGCAATAGGGCGCTGGTTCTGATAGGCTGCTCGCCGGATCGTGGCCTGGGTAAGGCGAAATGACAAGATCGAGATACGCACATGGGAGTATCGTGGGATGAAGGAGCCGCATATAGCGGCAGGGGAATTCCAAATTTGCTTCGAACAATTACAAATAGCAGGGTTCGTCTTGATACTTGAATGCTTGAGTCCTCAGCGTTGTCTGCTTCATATCACCTGTCTTGATACTCAACTGCACTTCCCGACTGTCCACGACAGCTTCATTCCACCAAGACCTCCTTTGTCTTCCCCGCAAACCTTGGATCTCTTCCCGTCTCACCTGACCCGCCCGTCGACCAACCGTCTCTTCCAGAAACCGGATTGACTAAACTCGACATCAATCACACGCCCCTCCCACGAGCCAAGCCGCCACTAGCCGTACACCCTTGGCTCATCCTGCCTACATCATCGTCTCCGTCCTTGAGAGAGAGGAAACCTGCCAGTCATCCTAGTCGAGGCAACAACTATCCAGATCCATCATCACGATCCATCAACATCTCCCCATCGAAAACAACACCAATAGTCCCAAGATGGGTTCCCGAGACTCGTTTGTCCAGGCCGAGGGCGTTCCCCGGTTCTGGTATCGCGACAACTTCTTCCTCACAAACGACAAGTCCTACTTGTGTCCCCAGACCTTTAACCAGTCCCTCGATGACAACTGGTGGAGCAGCCCTCTACCCCATGGACAACTCCAGAAGGTCCTGAACAACTGTCTGACCCTGGCAGTCTACTGGTCTCCACAGACTGCCGAAGATATGAAGAGTAAGTTGTCCACTCGTCTCTTGTTTGCATGCTGACTCGATAGAAAACGGCATCGCTCGTCCCAAGGATGGTTCTCGACACAAGATGGTTGGCTTCGCCCGCGTGGTGACCGACTACGTCACCCTGGCCTACCTCACAGATGTCTTTGTCGTCGACGAGTTTCAACGTCGGGGACTGGCCTCGTGGTTGATGCGTGCCCTAAAGGAACTCGTCAACGACTGGAAGTACATGCGTGGCCTCCTGCTCATGACCCACGACCAAGCCGCCGCGAGGCTCTACCGGAGGGAGCTTGGCGCCATGGATTTCGAAAAGGGTCCTTCAGCCGGCCTGGTGATGCTGGAGATGCCTGGTCCGGCAGAGAAGCCCACCCCCAAGCATTGATGACTTTGTCTCTCTTTTATGGTTTATAGCTAGCGGTGCAATTATCTTGGTTGTCGAGATTTACGTTCTCTTGTTCGAGGGGCTACCGCTGTGACCCAGACATGGCGGCTCGCATCTCGATGGCGCGCTTGTAAGGGGGGGCAATGGGCGGCTGGACTGGATCTAGAGAGACATAGTCCTCAGGGAGCTGGTACGAGGCATCGGAGTCAAAGGCGGATAGATCTCCACAAGCAATGAACGGTGCGATCCATCGACTGCTTCTCTCAGTGTCCTCGAGCGTTTCGTCGTAGACCTGCATCTCCACGATCCCCTCGTCCGCGCTCGTCGCGTCCTGCATCTCGATGTCTTTGGTCTGCCccttgagcatctcctccAGTCGTCCACCAACACCGAGGGGTTCCTCGAGGCTGGCTCTAAATCCAGGCGGTGGCTGAAAGTTGATGCAGACAATAAATGCCTCCACGCTGCTGGCGCGGCTACTGCGTGGCTTGGCCACAATAACCTTTTCGAAGAAGATCTTGAGCTGAGCGTAGAGCACGTCGACGTTTCTTCCGCGGAAGATCTTGGCCACGAACTTGCCCCCAGGCTTCAAAACGCAGAGCGCCAGGTTAAGCGCAGCAAAGAGTAGTTGCGATTGGACATAGATGTCAAGATCGTGGAGACCTGTAACGTCGGGGGCACCATCGCTCAGAACCAGATCAACAGGGTGTGATGCCTGTGTTCCCGCTGTCTTTGCGTCGTAAGAGGGATCAAGGGCCGAGAGCAACAGAGGCACCGTCGCTGGGTGTGTAATATCGGCGCGCAAGGTTGTGATTCCCGCGAGCGGCGAGATAGGCTGAAGGTCGATCGACACAATCTTGACATCGTCTCGTGGCTTAGGAGCCTCCTCTTGCTTCTCTCCCTCCTGCTCAGTGCTGttggcctcgtcgtccttgggCAGAATACCCAACATCTGCTGTCGGAATTTCGCCTCCTTGTCCTGCCATGCTGCCCGTCCAAACTTTTCTCCCTTGATCAACACCCGCGAGAGAACTTGCGACCAACTTCCCGGCGCGGCGCACAGGTCGACGACTCTGGTGACATTAGAGAAGAGATCGAATTCTGCGCCTGTTAGCAGAGCCCCCTCCAGTCGTCGACTGACTCACCCTCATCCAGCTGGAGCAGCTTGAAGGCGCTTCTCGCACGCCATCCCTGCTCCTTGGCGAGCCTGTAGTAAGCGTCTCGCTTGTCCTTGGACGATTTTCCCATGACGTTGGCTTGAGTGTAGGATTGATGTTTAATTTTCACGGCGAATTTTGCCCCGCGTTATTGGTGGGGTCTGCCCCTCCAACAAATGCCTACCCTAGCAGCTCTATCGCTGAAGCATAGTCCGAAGAATGCGAACAATTCGAATAATTCCGAGATGATAATTGAAATATTACTAGATCAATTGCTTCCAATGCCTTCTATGTCTTCACATTATCCTCGCTTTGTCTAaacaccaagctcatccCCAACAACCTCCAGCGCTTCTCTCAACAACCTCCCTACcttctcatctccaactACACCTGATGCTCGCACAATCAGAGGATATAACCTCAAAAGATGCTTTCTTCCTTCACTCTCCACGCCGCTCAGCTCAGGGATAGCTCCACTCTCGCTCTTCATGTCCACCAGCTTCCTGAGAATCCACAACAGCTCCTTTCGCTGGCTTAACGGCTGAGGCATCTTTCCTCGGAGGGGTTGGTCGGCAATGTACGCTCTGAGTGTCAACGCACAGCGCAGGATGAGGAATGGAGCGGCTGTACTGGCGATCCGCACATGTAGCTTAACTGGTGACTCGGCAAACCGCTGGTGTTTCGCGTCTGGGGACTTTGGTGTCGGCGGCTGAATGACGATTGCCGGCTCTTCCTTGACGGATATCAATGCAAACAGCTCGTCACAGGCAACATACGCCATGCTTGTGCGTTTTGTCGGTGGGATCGATACTGTTCGACCTGCACGTGGAGTATACAGCGCTGCCAGACCCTTCTCATGACTACCATTGACGATTGACTCCTCGGCTGGCGAAGGAGCATGGATAATGGATGTTCTGAAGAGACTCTCAGCATAAGACTTGCGAGCCCTTTCAGAAACAGCTTCAGCACCAAGTGCTGGAATGATGAGTTCTCTAAGCTTGTGGAAAGAAGCAATGTCGAACGCCTCATCTGCTCCAAAGTCGGTTCCAGAGGCAGCACTCTTGCAATCTGCGCTCAAGATTCCATCAGCGACAGCGACGATCGTGGTCCAAATGTCTTGCACCACTCCCCGCTTGATGTCAAGGGTTATTATCTGGGATAGAGTGGCCTCCAGAATGACAAGGGCTGTAGAGGTGGCCAGTCTCCATGGCTGAGTAGATTTGGTGATGGTCGAGAAGCCATACTTGAGTGCAATCGGTCTGCACAAAGCCTTCAGAGCCTCATAGAACGCACCACTACGGTAGATGTCGGGATCTGCGGAGTGATTGAGAATGAGGTTCTCCAGCGTCTTCATGCTCGCCTTTGAGAGCGCAATGTAAGTGCGTTTGGACCCTGGCTTAGACGAAGTGGCTTGGAATGGCAAGACAACAAAGTCTGCAACCTGAGCGATCATGGCAGATGGGACTCCATCAATGTCTGTCCGGATCGTCTGAATCGCTTCGACAATATGTGCCTGTAAAGGTGTTACATACTCGATATCCTGGACGTAACTACCAACAGAAGCCTCATCCAATGTTGCTCTCAGCAGACTCAGTATTCTTGCAACTCTGTCCACAGTGAGATCACCTTGGATCAGTCGGTAAATCTCCGTCAAAGCGGAAACGTAGGCAATAAGGCAGTTCTGGTTATCCTCagtcttgcccttggcaggcTTTGAGGTCGGAACTCCTCTTGCCCACAGATCCCACGCAAAGTCGACGGTAGTCTTGTTGAACACTGGCTTGCCGTCATGGCTTGTCTGGGACAAGACGTGGGCCAACGCCTTGAAGGTTGCAGTATTAATATCCAAGACTTGAAAGTCGAGGAGTGTCGTGAAATGGGTGAGAAGTTCTCGCCAGAGGTGATCAAATGAAGGATGGACGGTAAGAATGTCGAGGTAATTGGCCAAAAGACTCGAGATACCGTTAAGAACCACAACCGCCGTCTCTGTCCATTCGGTCCGGTCACTCTCATCCGCTTCATCTGATTGCGAGGCAGATATTTCTTGCTCGATTGAGGAAAAAAGCTTGAAAATGACCGACTTGACGCAGATTGACCACGACTCAGGGCTGAGTCGATCCCCATAAGCGTCGAATATTCGGAGTAAGGTCTGAATTGCACTGTTGCGCAGCTCGAGTCTATCGTCGGTAGTGACTGTTGTCAGGCGAAGTAGGAGAAGCATCCACAATGCTGCATCAGAGTTCTTGTGGTCGTGATCGGCAGCCATCCTCTCGAGATCAGAAACCTCGGTTCCTTGCATCATCTCCGCTGTAATGTCGAGGGACTCGTTCTTTGCCGAAAGGAAATCTGACAGGACCCAGAAGAATGTAACCGTCTGTACAGTGTTAGTTTAGTTGAAAAAACAACGGCGCAAACTTACAGTCAAGGCAATGTTGAGGTCATCGTCCTGGGAGCAGAATTTGTAAAGGGTATCaaccaagatcaagaagcaagAGTTTGGCAACGACGCCAAAAAGTCGGAGCAAATGAGTTGAAGCGAGTTGAAAGAAGATCGAATGAGCTTTGCTGATCGGGTATCAAGGAGAATCGGGTTGGCGAGCGAGCCACGACGGTCGGCAGGATCAAACTCCTTTGATAAAAAGATAGTGCCAATGATTTCGAAGGCAATGTCCCATCCCTTGACGAGACTCTCTCCAGAACCTTCAATGATGCTTTTGAGGCCTTCAAGGATGATCTTGTGTATGTCGATATCAGTCGAGTGGCTGGCAACAGAAACCTCTCGGTCTCCTTTGAGCAGGGGTGCCAGTGATTTCCGTAGAGCCTCGAAAAATCGGAGTTGGATGTCACCGCGGATCTCTTCGGGGAACGAGGACGTGACACTAGCAGCCTCCAGAACCAGCTTCACAAGTATATCTGCTGCTCTGGTCCGAACAGACGAATTTGTGGTGACAGAGGTTAGTgtcttgatgagctcctcAGTCAAGACATCCCAGCCTGACTCTTCTGGACTGTATTCCAGCAGTCTTTCAATGTTGATGGTGGCAATTTCTCCAAGCTTAGCAAGTGCAAATTGGTCCTCTTGCGTCGAACCAGAGCTCAACTGCCCTGAAAATCGCCGAGGCTGTGTAGTCGGGGTCTTGAGCTGTCCATCAGCTTGGGGCTGCTTGGCTTCAGATGGTTCAACAGGCCTCTGCATCAATAGATTGCAGATGGCTGCTACCACCTCCAGGAACGAGTCATTAGGAAAGTCAATAGTACTCTCAATCAGTCTTGACGCAGCCGTCTCGACAGCACGAACCTCGGATCCAAAGTTGGCCATGAGGGTAGCAGCCTCGCTGTCGCCTCCTTGATCGGGTCCCCGACTCATAGTCGGAGTTCTGCCTGGAGTCTTTCCGCTCACGAATAGGACAAAGTCAGCTTGCTGAAGCGTCTCAAGGATTATGCTCCATGCCCCTCCCAGTGTTGGGCCTAGTGCAATACCCAGGTTTAGGAGTGCCCGTAGACACAGCAAGTTTCGAGTGTTAAGCGACGCCACAGACGCGTCGAAAGATGCTTGCCGCTTCTCGGAAGTGGGTGTAGCAGGGGTTAGGCTATCAACGCTCAACAGCCCTCGAGCATTGCTAAAGAGACTCGATGTATCCGTAGGCGTGCTTGGGGTCTGGGGGCGAGCTTGGCCGGCATTGACGCAAGCTGTAAGAACGTTGGGTGGCACGGCGGCTTTCCCCAGAGTGGTAAGGAAAGCATCTCGAGGAGTAGGCAGTTGTAGGAGGCCAGCGACGTGAGCAAAGCGCTGAAAGGCGCGTACTAGGCCATGATAGTACTCAGAGTCGAGCGCAGCATACAGGAAGGTGGAGCAAGTGGCAAGAATTGCAGGCCAGCACTCTTCGACGATGGTGGCACAGATCTTGACCTCGGAAAACAGGGGATGCTCTTCCAAGGATAGGGGGTTCAGAGGGACTGGGTTTCTCTTGAAAGACGCTGACCTCTCTAACCTCCCCTTTGCCGAATTGTCCTCTGGCGCAGGAGAATCACGGCCGGTCTCCTGCTTTGAGGTCTTCTTCCGACCCCGAGTGTCACTAGGGACTGTGAGAGGAAGGATAAACTTTGCAAGCCCGTCAGAGACAGATGAGATACAAGCCAGAACCAAGCTGTAGATGTATGACTCTGGGATAGCCGGAGCCTCTGTCTTGTCGAGCTGGTCAATGCATGGAACGCGAACAGAGCTCCACTGCGTGCTGATACCAGTGGTTGTAGTCTCGGATCCAACAGGACCAGCCATAAGCATGCCACTTGCTTCGATGATGGCTTGATCGGATGAGGAATTCGGGTTTAAATTGGCGACCGGTAGTGTCGATTGGTGTCCAAGACCAATAACCGCAGGCTTCTCGGTACTCAGTCGTACGAACGTAGCTATCAGAGGCTTGAGCACAtctttttctccttctttgGCGTCAAACATGGCAAATATGCGTCGAAGGAGGGCATGCTCGGCAAAGATTCCTCGAAAGACCTCCATGCACAAGGCCCTCTTCCAGATAGAATCATCTTGGTCGAGAAGCTGGGTCAGAATCATCAACGACTCGCCACATTCCGATGGCAGGATACTGATGTGTCTGCGGAGCATCGTGTAGAGAATACGAACGAGTCGTACAGTGGTTGCAAAGTTTGGCTTCCCCTTCAGAGCACTCATGATAAGAGGCATGACCCTGACCCGCAAGATCTGAGCCTGCTCGGGGTGGTTGCTGAAAACGGTTGCATGATTCGTAATGACGGACTCGATGAGCTCCAGACCGAATGTCTGCGGAAGTCCTGAGACACGGATGAATTCCGGGCGTTGATTTTCTGTCATGAGGCATAGATCATTAAAGATCTGTTGGTCAGAACCTGGTCAGAAAACGGCCTATACACATACCCGATAAGCGTCAAGTGCTGCAGGGCGAGTCTCAGATTGTTCTGGGTCGCCTGTCGGAACATCGCCAGCCTTTTCTACTCTGGTTAGATGAATCCTTGtaaaggtttataaaacttactaTCCTCGGCAACAACCTTGTCAAACACTGATACAACCAGTTGTTGAAGCGTTGCCGCTGAAGTGTGATTCACGATGGCATTCTTGCTGCTCTGGAGGGTGAAGCAAATGTTAAGAGCCGTCACCAGCAAGTTTCCCTTGAGATCCGAAGCATAGTTCTGAACCAGAGAAGGCAGTGCCTGCAAGATCTTGAGTTGTACATCCAAGCCAGCCGAGGTGGCCTGCATCAAAGCCTCCAGCACCTGGTTCAGCTTGGACCGAGGAAGAGCCTGAGCAACGATGAGGCGCTGCAGACAGACAatggcgatggcggtgaACTTGGAATTCTTGGTTCCGCACGCGATGATGAATGGGTTGACAAAGTTGACCTTTTGGGATAGCTCTGGACAGGGTTAGATGGCGTCGGATTAACATGGTGAGGGTCAGACCTTCAGGAGCCGTCTGTTCCGAAGGGTTTCTCAAATTTCTCAACTCTTCAAGGGATTTCTCTGCGGCCTGCAACGACATCAGAATTTGGGACCATACACTGGCTGTAGCGGCTCACTTGTCGCAAGTCGTTGTGTTTCCTCTTGCTCTCCTGAATGAGATTCGCCAGCTCCGTGGCTAGGAGTTgcgtcgtcatcttggccCCGGGCAAAATTTCGGCTCAACACGGAGCATGTGGCTTTTTCGCAAGTCCATGCAGCTCGAGATGGAATTCTGCCGCTGCACGACGTTAATCTTGTTGCGATGCTGTTGAATTGTTGTCGTAGGCAGTGATGTGTCCCTTGTAGATGAGGCGGCAGAATCGCTCACCGCCCACCTCACGTGGGGCGGGTGACGCCAGTTCTCCGAATGTGGCAGGAAGGATATATGAAGTCGAGTTCAATCGCCAAATAATGCCCA from Fusarium falciforme chromosome 2, complete sequence includes these protein-coding regions:
- a CDS encoding Deacetylase sirtuin-type domain-containing protein gives rise to the protein MTSLHRIHRQLYKSHPLFHLHSLTRRFSSSTMPPSTDVDAFHEVLRSSKRILALCGAGLSASSGLPTFRGAGGLWRNYDATTLATPTAFGQDPGLVWMFYGYRRHMALNVKPNPAHYALAALAEKNKDFLCLTQNVDNLSPRANHPPEQLRTLHGSLFDIKCSNSRCDWKQHGNYDDPFFPALAPASEDPEPGKPFPLLDPFHPLEPIPKDQIPKCPKCEKGFQRPGVVWFNEGLDMDMLEGIDNWLDQGKVDLMLVIGTSAKVWPAAGYIDQARDKGARVAVINMEAANDRGKDPKSKDFFFGQDAAECLPLLLEPIIGKLEIGNQ
- a CDS encoding N-acetyltransferase domain-containing protein, which encodes MGSRDSFVQAEGVPRFWYRDNFFLTNDKSYLCPQTFNQSLDDNWWSSPLPHGQLQKVLNNCLTLAVYWSPQTAEDMKKNGIARPKDGSRHKMVGFARVVTDYVTLAYLTDVFVVDEFQRRGLASWLMRALKELVNDWKYMRGLLLMTHDQAAARLYRRELGAMDFEKGPSAGLVMLEMPGPAEKPTPKH
- a CDS encoding Putative tRNA (cytidine(32)/guanosine(34)-2'-O)-methyltransferase, giving the protein MGKSSKDKRDAYYRLAKEQGWRARSAFKLLQLDEEFDLFSNVTRVVDLCAAPGSWSQVLSRVLIKGEKFGRAAWQDKEAKFRQQMLGILPKDDEANSTEQEGEKQEEAPKPRDDVKIVSIDLQPISPLAGITTLRADITHPATVPLLLSALDPSYDAKTAGTQASHPVDLVLSDGAPDVTGLHDLDIYVQSQLLFAALNLALCVLKPGGKFVAKIFRGRNVDVLYAQLKIFFEKVIVAKPRSSRASSVEAFIVCINFQPPPGFRASLEEPLGVGGRLEEMLKGQTKDIEMQDATSADEGIVEMQVYDETLEDTERSSRWIAPFIACGDLSAFDSDASYQLPEDYVSLDPVQPPIAPPYKRAIEMRAAMSGSQR